CAAACAACAAACTTTGTTTACTTCTTTCAAAGGCCTGATACCCAACCCTCCCTCAATCTTTGGCTTACATACTTCTGTCCATGCAATCTTTGCTTTCTTCGTCTTCAAAGTAGGACCTGACCATAAAAACGCAGAGTAGAGTTGCTCTACTTCTCGCAGACAGGAAGCTGGAAGTCGAAAAGCTGCTAGCCAAAAGTTTGCGAGACTGGTAATTACTGACTGAATAAGCTGTAACCTCCCACCAAATGATAGAAATCTACCAGTCCATGAGCTTATTCTTGATCTTATTTTTTCTACCAGTGGAAGGTAATCGCCGACAGTCATTCTTTTGGTAAGAAGAGGTAGTCCAAGGTATCGAACAGGAAGAACTCCTTGCACTAAGATATCCTCCTGATTTTGCCCTGTACTGCCCGCCAAGTAAAGAGTAGACTTCTCCAGATTATTTTTTAATCCTGATGCCTTCTCAAAACCCTCAAAAACTTCAAGAATACCTTCAAGCGATCGTTTAGATCCATCAGCAAACACCATGAGGTCGTCCGCAAAACACAAGTGGGTCAACTTGATATTCTGACAACGTGGATGATAACGTATTTTCCTCTTCTCTGTTGCTTCATCAATCAGCTTGGATAAAACATTCATGCAAAGAACGAATAAGTAAGGCGATAGAGAACAGCCTTGCCTTATTCCTCTTGCACTTTGAAAGTATCCAGCGAGTTCGCCATTCACCTGAACTGAGAAGGAAGCTGTGCTGATACAGAGGTTTATCCAATGTATAAACTTGTCTGGAAAATCAAGAGCCTTCAATGTGTTCAAGAGGAATGGCCATTGCACAGAGTCGAAGGCTTTCGAAATGTCTATCTTCATGCAATAGCGAGCAGATATCTCTTCCTTGTGGTAGTCTTTTACCAGTTCAGTTGCCAAAAGAAGATTCTCCATTAGCAGACGATCACTGATAAAAGCTGACTGGTTCAGTGCTATTATCTTCGGCAGTATACCCTTCAGTCTATTAGCTAGTAGCTTCGAGATTGCTTTGTACAAGACATTGCAACACGAAATAGGTTTATAATCTTTCATCTCTTCCGCCTTCTCCTTCTTTGGAATCAATGAAAGAATTGTAGAGTTTAGACCTTTGGGTAGAAAGCCTTTGACAAAGAATGACTGAACAGCTACTGTGACATCTCTTCCAATTACATCCCACGCAGCTTTGAAACATGAATTACTTTCGCTATGCTTTGACCATACACATCTTCAATAGAGAGCATTTATCTCGTGTAAGTAGGCCATGATTGCTTTAAAACCGCCAATGTATTGCTCATAAGTGTGATTGGATTGAAGTTTTGTGAAATATAACACCTCTGCTATGTAGTCATGTTGCATTTCATGAATTACTTTCGCTATGCTCTGATCATACACATCTTCAATAGAGAGATTTATCTCGTGTAAGTAGGCCATGATTGCTTTAAAACCGCGAATGTGTTGCTCATAAATGTGATTGGATTGAAGTTTTGTGAAAGATAACACCTATGCCTTCTCATGATGCATATGTTTGTGCAGAGCCGTTCCTACAAAATATTAGACTAGAAGCAAAATAATTTGGCTGCTCTCTGCGAGAGAACCTTGGTTGGGAGCAAAGAAATTTAGTACTTTTAAGATTTTACCACTAGACTAAAGAAACTTTTGGAATTTTGTGGCTGAAATTATTGTTATAATTAAGCGGCCGGAAGCAATGGCTTCTTTGGCTTGGCCCAAAGGCCGGTTCTGTGTTTGTATCACAAATGGCAGTGTAAAATCAGGAAGCAGTAGTAAGAGATTTTTTTAGTCTTGAAAACGCCTCCTCTCCTTCTCATTCAATGAACATCAACATCTTCATAGTAGATTAATTTATGGCTGAGCAATCAAACCATAATCTTTACGAACTTGTGATAGCATCCAGTGAGTCCCATAAAACCCTTCAATTCGATTATATTCTCGGTTTAGCCTAATCAAGCATCAGCTGCAATTTATTATTCCCTCcatttttttgaatgaaaattaaattaattcaaactaaaaaactttttttatgaAAAGTTGTTATTGTTTGAAAGAGCTAAATACTTTACTTTACATCAGATCTTTTATTATCTAAAAGGAACCATGTTTCCATGGCctttataaatttaattcacatcagatattttattatctaaaagaGAACCATGTTTCCATGGCCTTTGGATAGATTGAATCGTcccttgttttgttttcatgctTGAAATACGTTGCTGACCTGCTTGTCAATGAGTTTAACGAGTCCAACAGCTGAGTATGAATATCACGACCTTAGTAAGGAGAACTATTATATCTTCCCAATCCTGTATACTCTGTGGACAGTAGCTTATGCGTGAGATTACTCCAGACATCTGCTGAGTAACGACAGTTATAGAAtaaatgatttctttttttcGGTTCTCTCCCGCATAAATTGTAGAGGGTCGTAATTCCTCCGTTCAATTTTGAGATTCAATTTCCAGTAGGTAGTCTATTTTGGATCGTTATCCAAGCTGTAAAGGAAAACTTAGGAGTGTTGTGTTGAAATCAAATACCTCGGTGCCAGTCCACCCTCCGTTTTAATTTAGTTGttgtataataaaatttttgttacaaaataaatgtgaTTTTTGAATTTGTATGCAAAATCTAATAACaacatttttctatttatttttacaatgtttttatttaaatgatatatacaatttaaatattttctaaactgtgtaaataaatttaaaacaacaataaaaatgGAACAGAGAGAATATTTGCCAATGAACAGATTCGGGGACAATGTAATGTTTACAAAAGAATATACTTTTCGTCTTTGGCTAATGTACCAATTTTATAcaagataatataatttttatatacataaatccTCTATCATTCCGGATGCAAATTTCGAATAGTTTCACATTTGTTTCCTGCTCCTGGCTACCTTTTAAAGCTTTTGAACATGCGATGATGTGCTTAATTCGTTTGATAGTCTGTCACACAACTGCACCAACACAAAAACAATAAGCTGTTTTATgtcaaaactaaagaaaataaattgagATGTATAATTTATTCGCTACAAAGAATATATTACTTGTTCATATATAAATGAATCGCCATGTTTCTTTCTTAGTTCGACCACATTCAGCAAAGGGATTATCTCGAAAACCTCCGCCGTTAACAATAACCCGCCTTGTCCTTTTCGGTTGCTCTCTTGTTCGATTGCTTTTAACTGAACCAACATCAGTTCTCAACTTTAGAAATCACTTAAACTACTTACAACAACTCAAGAGCATAAGAGATTCTTACCATTGTGTTTTTCTTCTGTACGTAGAAACCCATCTCCATAAGGGTTGTTTTAATTTTCTCCAATACATCTATGGCTAACCTATCTGTTATGAATCTTATCTGCCTGTCTAATATTTTCTGAACCAGTTCATACAGAAAAAACATGGTTAACATGAGTATAACCATCTTGAAACAGAGAACATAAGGACAAGACTGTACAGTTACCTCTGTCTCAAACAAACCGGAGAGGTCGAGAAATGAAGACATTCCGATCAACTCAAAGGCGTTGATGACGGTTGGTGAATCAGGCCGCTTCTCTTCTATAGATACCTTCACCATCAGAACCAAAAAGACAAGACTTTTGAGGAAGACAATTCATATGATCAAGATTTATAAGAACCAAGGAAACATTTTCTTACATCTTCTTGGATTAAGGATACATGATCTTCATCAACAAAATTGGAAGGAGCGTAGTCATGTTTGAACCAATCATTGGCTTTAATTCCTGCGATTGTCATCCTCGTGATTGGATTTGGATCAAGCATCCTCTTGATCATGGTTTTAGCACCCACTGATAGCCATCTAGGTATTGGAGGGTCCCCTTTGAATATCTGAAATGGCAACCAACAGTTTTGAGTATTTCCTTCAAACATAgactattttataaaacacatcGACTCGATaaagatataaataattaaaaattagtaaaaacagaatttatattttagaaaaaaaaacccaTTGAAAACAGAGGAAAGAAATAAGAGTAGTACCTTACGGCAAAGAACCGCAAGGTTTGGATCATCAAAAGGGAGACACCCCGTAAGGATAACATACAAGATGACTCCACACGACCATATATCTGATGATGCACCATCATAGCCCTTGTTGGCTAGGACCTCAGGTGCGACATAGTTTGGACTCCCACAGGTTGTATGTAGCAACCCATCTTCCTAACATGTCAAAGCCCAAAAAATGTTGGACACACAGATTCCTAGTGTATATAGGTTTAAGATATTTGGCAAATACCCTAAAATGCTGAGGTAGAGCACTAAGGCCAAAATCAGTGATCTTAATGTGTCCCTTTGCATCAAGAAGAACATTCTCTAGCTGCAGCAAGTGACATTTGATATCAGATCATGTGACCAATAATACTGCGAAAAAAGTTCAAAGCTTTTATAGATCAAGAAAACTTGTAAACCACCGACCTTTAGGTCTCTGTGGAAAACTCCCTTGTTATGACAATAGCCGACTCCATCAATCAACTGCTGAAACAATGTTCTTCCTTCTGTTTCGGAAAGCTTCCCTTTGGAGACCTGAGAATGATCGATCAGAGCATAGTTATGGAGACCAACTTTATGATTAACTAACAAAACTGTCACCGTTAGAATACATGAGTCTTACAATTCTGTCAAATAAGTCTCCTCCAGTGACACATTCAAGGACCATGTAGATCTTGGTTTTGCTAGCCAGGACCTGCAAGTCGACCATATGGACTTGGCATATTAATGACACTAAAAAAACTGGAAACCATAAATTATTAGGAAATTTTCCATCATCATCCGAAAAAACGTAGACCAAGTCTATGTTGATTCAACGTCCAAACCAATTGTTTGGATTGCTTGCAAGAAAAAGTAATCGTTGATCTCTAAGAATCCACCATGTCACTCACTTGTTAAAAAACTCGAAGTCAACAAGAATATAATCCATGCAAATACCCATAAGCATTGGATATTCAAAATGGGTTTCATGAATTTAAAGTGTGAAAACGAGTTTTTACTggatttattaaatttttatgacATTCCAAAATATGAGGCAGTTGTGAAGATTGTCATTTGTCAATATCATTtatcaaagattcaaaattaaATGGTCAATTTTTAGGACCTGCCTTGTAATACGTCACTAATTCTATCGTCACCCAACTAATGGCTAAAACTCAAGCGGAAAAGCTATttcataaacataaaaatttatttaactaatgATACCTTAAGCGTGGCTATTTAGCAACGTGTATGAATGAAGACATTCAGGAGagaaattaataaatacaatcTGTAATCAACTAATCATAAAACGACTTTTTAAAGATACTACACAATTTCTGACCACAAAAACCAGTTCTGACCATACATgcacaaacacacaaaaaagaaaatacttcTTCACAAGTAAACAAacaaagttttaatattttcgtCAAAATTTgctcattaataagaaaaataatggAGGGTTGGTTTCGGTACAGCTATTTATTGTATGGTTAAACTATACACAAAATTTGATACCCAGTGTAAACACTTCTGATCGAATTTAGATTTCCTATGCCATGAAACAGAATTTCAATCACAAGAAATCATGTTTATTcacaaaaagttaaataattaCCTCATCTTATCCGACactatttcaatatttttttggacagccatttttgttttattaaagaTGTTATCTAAAATAGAGTCAATTGTGAATATGATTGCCATATCACTATTCAAATCATCAATATTTTGGGGCCGGCCTCATAATTAAATTGGTCAGGTGGTCATCAGATCCAACGTCAAGCCAATTTTAGCCATCGGGACTCAGGCTAGGAAGGAAATGTGTGGCTATTAAGCAACGTGAAAAGAGAGATTACGTGTTTATGAACTAATAATATAGTATTAGAAAATAgctataattataaaatcaaataatcaAAATGACTTTTCAAGAAAGTTACACTTCCACGCAAGCAAACAAAAAAGATTCACAGGTTTCATGTTAACTCGTCGTCAAAAGAATTCTAACTATCGTTAGGAATTCAAACACAACTAATCATAACATTATCAATTACCTCATGTAACCTGACGATGTTTGGATGCTTTAAGACTTTCAGTGTCCGGATCTCTCTCTTTATCTGACAAAACCGTGAGTGGATTAAAGACTTGAAATCGACCATTGAACATATTCTACCTCTCGAAGaaacaagaaataaaagagaACCTGAAAAGAGACGTTAAGTCGTTTTATGCTAGACTTGTCGATGATTTTGACGGCGAAGGATTGACCGGAGATAGTATCTGTAGCGAGTTTGACTTTGGCAGAGTTGCCTTCCCCAAGAGTTCTCCCAAGCTCGTATTTCCCTACACGCATTCCCTTCGTCACCATTCAAGTTCTCTGATCCGAATATTTCGTGGGATTGAGAAAATGAAGCTGAGATTGAGCTATGAATCTATGTATGTGGCTCTTATGTATATATAGAAGAGTGAGAtcgaggagaagaagaagaaatggcgGCAGAATATTGGAGAGAAGAACACGCCACTTTTCTTTGCTTCCTCCTTCTCCCTTCTTCTCTGGCAATTATTCTATTGGTTtatattctctctttttcttggGAAAACGCTAAATATCCGTGATtaacaaaaatggaaacttctATGGTGGTTTTTTTTGTAAGTagaataaactatttataatgtTGTTTTTTATCTACTCCTTGACTATTTAATTTCTAGAAAACATGGTTAAAAAggtttactatttttttcatgattgattttattttattaaagttaaatggattttgagaattttttgggaatttaggattttgaagattttggtggagatttttatttatttatactattatttgcaaaAAGTTTTTTCGCATTCGAATTCTcatgttaaaagttagagcggttaagTTCAATGATAtcttttaatgaattttatatcattaaaagttatattaaaaatattatatctatatgTTACATTAGAcaattgattataaattaatataattaagttttcaaaataataaaatattaaaaagataattcacatatatatatatatatatgttcttatctggaaataatattttctattataaaattaaaaattaagatataaacaatttgtaattaaatattaatcaagaatttttttaatataaatatattttctaaaatatacttACTAtgtgagtgtttttaaaatttcaataaaaataagtatatatatatattttgacgaaaaatttgtcatatataaataatttgatatttttaaaacattttggtTTGAGTTAATAAGATATAATTTAATAAGTATTAGTAAGAAAGTTATGCCTACATGTGTGGTCAAAAtacctattttaaaaatatttgagatattttagaaaatttaaaattgtttaacatggtatataatattttttagagaGTAACCTAATTAACCTAGATGTGTTCCCAGCAGCTTCTCTTTACACTAATATGTACCCATGTTCAAAAATGCATCTGCATGAATGATTTGACGGCCGAGTAAATGCGAGACAGTGGGTGAATATGGCGGTTTTTGACAATTTGGTTATATTGCACGGAATCGGTGATTTTCTTAGGTTTTTGGTTCCAAATCTGATGTTTATAAGTAGATCTAGTATCTTCACAGaagaaaagcaaagaaaataGTGATAGACGCGGAAAAATCTTAAAGCACCATGATAGCCGATGATCCATTAGTTAGATCATCTACAATCTCCCAAATCTAGTAGTCCTAGTGTATCTAGAAAatataaacatagaaaataaaattccaTCGAACTAAGATCTAACactatatagtatatacttCATGATCTACTtgttgatatcactcaaattattCTAAAAAGTGAATTATTCTCTCAAAAGAGGTTCAGATGTACTACTTAAGGATCAAATCCACAAGGATTCTAGGATTACTTGAAGGTTCAATTAACTAGAGATGAAAATAGATttaaggttttatatgttttaaagcagtaaataataAGGTGAACAACTTGTTCAGTAACGGAAATGAAGGTTGTTTCTTAATGAAGAaaatagctagattcaggtatttctcaggtatgaatttatgcagtttgaaaatgacattagagcTTTAGTCCTTTGAACTCAAACAATTGGTACGACCAGCAGGGTCTCCTTtgactagatcccggatctcaactgtcgtttgttgatctcggaaaagagtcgatcgatacgactttcgtctaatcgatcgatacacctttcaaacaatcgatcgctacaacggTGGTTGTATCGGTCGATagtaattctagcaagcattatcgatttggttgaaaacgttctctaatgatctagaccacctttcgcatgtgtctagtcagttagatcactttagtttatttcaGGGAATTAAGAGTATATagttggttatctcttcaatcctaagatctagatttaaggatgatcaatcctaaatctagtgtTAAGAGTAACTAAAGTGAAATAACTAATTTAATCATCCTAACAGTtgtcacaatctcatcacatgattcacccttatgagaaacctaaatctaacaattaggtttactcagacatattcatgagagacaaaatCATGTTGGTtcgaataaaacttaatatgaaataaagaacacaaagagtaatgagtaagataaaaagggagttcaagatcttctatGTTTTgtagtctcagatctatctctccaactctaactcttctcctaaggtagccaaattgcttctcttctccactaggtctctaggcaagtctgcctctaaaataatacaaaaccctagtatataaagcctaacaggcggccatgGACTTAGTGTGTAAATAGCATACTTtgtgatacttgaaaatcttctaaatcgtaatccatcgaatggcttaatgtcgatcgacactcttcgatatctgtcgatcgattgtaattgaCTCTAATCGTCCGATCTCACAtgattcctatcggtcgattTCTCATTCGTTAgaatactccaaaaatgcctCAAAAGTATTGATTTCTTCAATTAGGTACgtgtgcctgaaaatactctaaaatactttgaaaacgtaataaatatgattgaaaactctcatataccatggctaaaaacgggtgaaattcatggtatataaactcccccagacttactcttttgcttgtcctcaagcaaaacaaacgTTAGTCTCTCCAAAggaggtttgaaaacaacattactcttatttttgaaaacttaaaaatccTCACTTCTTTGTCATATGAATATAAACGGTCTCAACTACGAACGCACGTTTATACCTTATCCTAgtttagcaaccaaattcatctatccaacaacttagcagatcttgtctaaaattctcctttactaacctcatttcttaacgtAAGATAAAGGTGcgggctttaccttgggagtatcgatcaaaagacacatggaatcaactcaaacaagttttcTGAACACataggtagtcttctctgatccctttctcccctcatctctcttctctgaatctcttattagtttcaaattcaataggtttcgatgccacaaaggtcatctagtctatctcattgacatttgcattgtaactcatacatttttgacaaagtgtagcgaataatggggtctttggtaatttacatatccctcgtttccacaatgtgtgatcatccttgagatttagaatactgggatcgcaggagacactcctacccctctgcctctcaaaaaatcatttcaatcttttataacataaacttagatcttgagacgccgaagagagagaaggaagggaaccagaagtGCACAGACTTATACCTTTTCAgtcttgtaggaggattccgatccgaTGTATACCAAGCCTCAAGACAAGCTAAGatagtcagtattaggttggaggttaGCTTTGGTTCCTTTAACAATCTGGGCAAGTATGGCTAGTTGACAGGTTGGtccactttggtatctctagtgCAATCTGTGGTTAATAGGTCTAGAGTAATGCCAAAGAGTGGTTTGAAAAccattaatcaaaatttatattttcttttttgactcgataaaacaattttatttttgaaaaatagataataaatgGTAACTGATAAATGTTAGTAAcaccctcccccagacttaaattacacgtCTCGGTGTAAGAATAAGTAGAagaagtataaataaaataggaaaTGTTAGAAGTGTGGATGTTGAAGCAAAGTGTCGTACCTTTCTGTCTTTCCCGTCGATCGATGTACCATAGATGGTATCGATCGACATGTGCACAGAATGTGTGATAGTGTGTTAGCACGGAACTCACTCACTCGTCTAGCTTGGCTCTCAAGTTAGCTCTGTTGTCagtccaaacacaaagaaaattaaacatacgAAAGAGTacaaaagcataaaacatagataagtttAAGAACATAAATTCTGCAAATCcgaaacataaaagaaaataaaaataaaaagtctgaaaGATAAAGAGAAAAGATAATAAGGCTAGTCGGTGgcctcctcgtcctcctcctgCTGGTACTGGTGAGATGGTCCTGGTACTGCTGCTCTGACACTCCTCCTGCTCGCACATGGTGGTCGCGTGACTCTAGCCCAGATGGCTCGAAGAGCACTCACGACCGACCTCTGAAAGTCCGCCTCAGGCATCGGGACGTCTAGTATGTCCGGGAAGTCAGGAAGGGGAGCTACGGCTGCTACCTGGCGAGACTCGGTGATGAGATCCAGTAGGAACTCGTCGTCGGGCCTGAACCGGATCCTCTCGACCTGGTGGTCGAAGTCAGTGAGTGATGTGTGCGGGAGCTGAAACATACGGTAGCGGCGGTCAATCCTGAAGAACCAAAGAAGGCTCTCCTTGAGCCAGCCAGAGTTCATCAGGTGCTGCTCGTCCATGAAGAGGTGGCGGCGGTCCGCGGTATTCCTGTCCAGACGGACACCACAGAACTCAAAGATCGGTGTGAGAAGACTACCACGAGAAGGGTTTCTTCTTCAGCGAGATCAGATGCTCGGCGAAGAGAGCTCCAAGGTTGGGGACTACCAGCCCCGCAGTGTCGAGGTGAGAGAGATCGACCAGTCCGTTCATCGCTGGGAAGAGCAGTGAGAGATCATGTAGGCGCACCTTGTTGGACTCCATCTTGCACAACAGAGTGTTGGTAATATCCCGGAGGAAATAGCGGAGCATCGGGTGACGAACGTCTGACTGAGTCGCTGCGCCGCTCCAGCTTCCTGTGCCTATGATCTTCCAGAAGTCGCTCGCACCTGGAAGAGGCGAAACCTGCAAGATGTCGCATCCTCCTCGAAACCGAAGATGCCGCAGAGCTGGGGGATGGTGAGAGAGTATCTCTTCCCCCTCGCAAAGAAAAGAGAACGCCGTCGCCCACAATGTGATAAAACACTTCAAAAATATAAGCAGCTTGGAACAACTTAGAGGAAAGCAAGCCTTGACAATCAATACAGATATCACAacttacccagtagagcttactctctacgaagatatcgaccgacgagactaCATGTGGAGGAGTTGTTGACGGCAAcagcgccaaatttgatagtgctcaacggcgccaaatttgatagtgctcaaattacccagtagaacttactctctcaaataagaggtacatctgtagtacttagggatcgaatcacgaggaggtagggaaccaattaaataaaatctactaatcaatcctaggtgaagttggtttatatgatggaaataaaaatagcaattcctaaaatgagtaaggtagttgctctaactaacaatatgatgcgttgtttaaatgtgataaagagtgctagacatagggcttttattcaggaatgaagattataatttctataaatgctttaacaagttgcttgcatgaactatagatctcagccgcttaactctagtgatgtctcactggttaaataatctagatctctggcctcaactgtcgtatgttgacacaaaaaaagagtcgatcgacatctttttgagatatcgatcgatacacctttcgctcggcaatcgattcacctgtcaggatatcgatcgacggcttctagatatgcctaagcgcgagccgataatgaacactaggtctcaaggagggctgtcgctcttctcaacaggagacaagctagttcaaatggataattcaagataatcaaagatcctagtgatctatattctagttagctaatctagaacgggcatagggtgcaatccaatttatgagtatcacaacttagcaattatagtttgagGCTAATcacacaaacctatttaaaccctagatctaacaagtagactactcagacatagctaagcgattcatgacaatagatagatgaaagaattgcatagatagaaataagtagaaatacaaaaggagatgataAATCTCTCCAACCTCTCaagacaaataaaactctagtctttctctcacactctctgcttagACTCTCAAGGCTTGCTTTTCTCTAAGTTGttcaaagcttgccgtcaaaaacacttagtaggaatatttaagcatttccattaggttaaaaactcgccaggggtaatctcgtaatttggtgaagtctcggtgaagtagtcggctaaaccatttcgtcctcgatatcgatcgacaacacaggatgtgtatcgatcgattataatcttctagtacgcggatcttctcagctacatcgatcgacaacttaggatgagtatcgatcgattataatcgcaatgttaacttccgacttggtcttgaatggtcaactcgggtgtatcatctcttgcactccaaaatgctccaaaaacatcactttctcacaaaatgctcttgaacctgaaaacatacctaacatgctagaaaacagattaaatataaaataaaatactagtataccatggttaaaaacaggtaaaatccatggtatatcaactcccccagatttactcctttgcttgtcctcaagcaaaaacagtagtctttggaaaatgtttgaaaacaacaggaactcaaagattcaaaatattgaagtcatcactctatgggtttgcaattcatgtctaaacatcctaataacagaagttcattatgtcttatcctagcttagaaaccaaactcatctagttaacaacttagcaaatctcatctgacattcccctctactaacctcatttcttaacataaaataaaagtgcaggctttaccgtgggagtatcgatcaaaagacACATGAATTCAACTCAAACAGGTAt
The Raphanus sativus cultivar WK10039 chromosome 1, ASM80110v3, whole genome shotgun sequence DNA segment above includes these coding regions:
- the LOC108840181 gene encoding CBL-interacting serine/threonine-protein kinase 17 codes for the protein MVTKGMRVGKYELGRTLGEGNSAKVKLATDTISGQSFAVKIIDKSSIKRLNVSFQIKREIRTLKVLKHPNIVRLHEVLASKTKIYMVLECVTGGDLFDRIVSKGKLSETEGRTLFQQLIDGVGYCHNKGVFHRDLKLENVLLDAKGHIKITDFGLSALPQHFREDGLLHTTCGSPNYVAPEVLANKGYDGASSDIWSCGVILYVILTGCLPFDDPNLAVLCRKIFKGDPPIPRWLSVGAKTMIKRMLDPNPITRMTIAGIKANDWFKHDYAPSNFVDEDHVSLIQEDVSIEEKRPDSPTVINAFELIGMSSFLDLSGLFETEKILDRQIRFITDRLAIDVLEKIKTTLMEMGFYVQKKNTMLKAIEQESNRKGQGGLLLTAEVFEIIPLLNVVELRKKHGDSFIYEQLCDRLSNELSTSSHVQKL